The genomic stretch CGTTGAAGGCACGAGACACGGTCGCGATCGAGACCTGGGCGCCTTCGGCGATGTCGTAAATCGTGACGGGCATGCGGAGGAGAGTAGCGTAAGCGCTTCCACAATAGCACCAATCCACCGGGGCGTCAAGGCCAACCCTCAGTGAGGCCACCAAAAATGGAAGCGCTTCCAGATCGTTGATTTCCCAGGCCCTACGAGGCGACGCGCCCGCAGGAAGGCCGCTCGCCTCGTTCCGGAGCGCACGCACCTCGTGATGGAAGACCTCCTCCCTCATCGCTCTTCGGAGGCTACACAGCCTCGACGACGGGACGGCGCCAACACCCCGGCACAGCGAAATGGAGGAACCACCTATCCACTTGTGCGAACATCTGGGCCGACCGAAAAAAACGCCGACCCCCAGACCTGGGAGCCGGCGTCGGAGCCGAGGCGGTCTGCGTCCTAGCGGACGAGCGAGACCGAGCGAGTGGACGTCTGACCGCGGCCGTCGGTGGCGCGGATCAGGTAGAGGCCCGGCGGGAGGTCGTTGGCATCCACACGAAGCGAGTAGGTGCCGGCCTGGACGGTGCCATCGTGGAGGAGCGCCACGCGACGGCCGAGCGCGTCGTGGACAGCGACCGACAGCGAGGTGGTCTGCTCGACGGTGAGCGTCAGCCGGGTGGAGCCGCTGAACGGGTTGGGGCTCGGGGCCGAAAGCCGGAACGGCTGCGGCGTGTCGTCCATGTGGACGAGCGACAGCTCCGCACCGGACACCGCCGCGACGGCCGCCTGGGCGGGAGCGAGGCCGAGCGCCAGCCCCAGCAGGGCGAGCGCGGCGAGGCGACGAAGGGAGTAGAAAGGCGTCATCGGCGGAGGGAGTCCTCGTTCAAGATCGGGTGTACGGGCCGAAGATCCAAACAGATCCTACGGGTGAGAAGCACTCCCTCTCCAGCAAGGCCCGTGCCTACCAGAGGCGCCGATTGCCCGGCGCCTCCATGGCGCGGCTGAGGACGCTCGGGCGCTCCTTCGTGCCGGTCATCCGGAACACCACCGCGAGGGCCATACCCGCCAGAAAACCGCCGATGTGGGCACCGTAGGCTACCCCGCCCGTCTCCTCGGTCGCGGCCAGTGCTCCCCACTGGTTGACGAACTGGAGCCCGATCCAGAGCCCGAGCACCAGAATGGCTGGGACCGACACGACTCGAAAAATGAACACCGCGTTCACTCGATTGCGCGGAAAGAGGACCAGGTACGCCCCCAGCACGCCCGCGATGGCCCCGCTCGCGCCGAGGTTGGGCACCAGCCCAGAAGGGTGCATCGCGACCTGCACCAGCGTCGCCACGAGCCCGCTGACGAGGTAGAACGCGACGAACTTCAGCGTCCCGAACCGGTGCTCCACGTTGTCGCCGAAGATCCAGAGGTAGAGCATGTTGCCCGCGATGTGCCCGAAGCCGCCGTGCATGAACATCGCTGAGAGGATGGTCAGGTACACGAACGGCGCGGGGCCTGGACCGGGGCGCTGGGGGATGTCGAGGGGCGTCCGCACCTCGGCGGCGGGGTCCACCTCAGGGATCGGGGCGGCGTTGACGAGGTCCTGCCCCGTCGTGATCTCCTGCGGGACGACGCTCCACCCATAGGTGAACGCCGGGTCGACCAGTTGGAGGCCGAACACGAGCACGTTGGCGACGAGCAACAGAACCGTGGCCCAGGCCGGGCCAGGCAACTGCGA from Rubrivirga sp. SAORIC476 encodes the following:
- a CDS encoding T9SS type A sorting domain-containing protein, translated to MTPFYSLRRLAALALLGLALGLAPAQAAVAAVSGAELSLVHMDDTPQPFRLSAPSPNPFSGSTRLTLTVEQTTSLSVAVHDALGRRVALLHDGTVQAGTYSLRVDANDLPPGLYLIRATDGRGQTSTRSVSLVR
- a CDS encoding rhomboid family intramembrane serine protease; the encoded protein is MLFPISDDDSQLPGPAWATVLLLVANVLVFGLQLVDPAFTYGWSVVPQEITTGQDLVNAAPIPEVDPAAEVRTPLDIPQRPGPGPAPFVYLTILSAMFMHGGFGHIAGNMLYLWIFGDNVEHRFGTLKFVAFYLVSGLVATLVQVAMHPSGLVPNLGASGAIAGVLGAYLVLFPRNRVNAVFIFRVVSVPAILVLGLWIGLQFVNQWGALAATEETGGVAYGAHIGGFLAGMALAVVFRMTGTKERPSVLSRAMEAPGNRRLW